A genome region from Nocardioides cynanchi includes the following:
- a CDS encoding APC family permease, giving the protein MTATTVATLERRLGLGDAVFIGLGSMIGAGVFAAYAPAARAAGSGLLLGLALAAVVAYCNATSSAQLAAAYPWAGGTYLYGREVLGEWWGYLAGWGFLVGKTASCAAMALTFAAYVAPEGWQRPVAAAVVVVLALVNCAGVTRTALLTRVLVSLVLVALVVAAIACLRGGTSSGLSGWASPRNGVYGVLQSAGLLFFAFAGYARIATLGEEVREPARVIPRAIVAALAGAVVVYAVVGVAVLSVLGASGTAASTAPLADAARVVAAPWVVGVVRVGAALASAGALLALVAGLGRTGLAMAREGDLPRRLDAVHPRFRVPHRAELSVAAVVVVLVLTADLRGAIGFSSFGVLLYYFVANVSAYAQGSGVRRFPRWLQVLGAAGCLTLVATLPWESVVTGLVVLAVGVALRAGRLALR; this is encoded by the coding sequence GTGACCGCCACGACCGTCGCCACCCTGGAGCGCCGGCTGGGCCTGGGCGACGCGGTGTTCATCGGGCTCGGCTCGATGATCGGCGCGGGTGTGTTCGCGGCCTACGCACCGGCCGCCCGCGCCGCCGGCTCCGGTCTGCTGCTCGGGCTCGCCCTGGCGGCGGTGGTGGCCTACTGCAACGCGACGTCCTCGGCCCAGCTCGCGGCTGCGTACCCCTGGGCCGGTGGCACCTACCTCTACGGCCGCGAGGTGCTCGGCGAGTGGTGGGGCTACCTCGCCGGCTGGGGGTTCCTGGTCGGCAAGACCGCGAGCTGCGCGGCGATGGCGCTGACCTTCGCGGCGTACGTCGCGCCCGAGGGTTGGCAGCGACCGGTCGCGGCGGCCGTGGTCGTGGTGCTCGCCCTGGTGAACTGCGCGGGCGTGACCCGGACCGCCCTGCTCACCCGCGTGCTGGTCTCCCTGGTGCTGGTCGCCCTGGTCGTGGCCGCGATCGCCTGTCTCCGGGGCGGGACCTCGTCGGGACTGTCCGGCTGGGCGTCGCCCCGGAACGGCGTCTACGGCGTTCTGCAGTCGGCCGGGCTGCTCTTCTTCGCCTTCGCCGGCTACGCCCGGATCGCCACCCTCGGCGAGGAGGTGCGCGAGCCGGCGCGGGTGATCCCGCGCGCGATCGTCGCCGCCCTGGCCGGGGCGGTCGTCGTGTACGCCGTCGTGGGGGTTGCCGTGCTCTCGGTGCTCGGCGCGTCCGGGACCGCCGCGTCGACGGCCCCGCTTGCCGACGCGGCCCGGGTCGTCGCCGCTCCGTGGGTCGTCGGCGTGGTGCGGGTCGGGGCGGCGCTGGCCTCGGCCGGTGCGCTGCTCGCCCTGGTCGCCGGGCTGGGCCGGACCGGCCTGGCGATGGCACGCGAGGGCGACCTGCCGCGCCGGCTGGACGCCGTACACCCGCGCTTCCGGGTGCCCCACCGCGCCGAGCTCTCGGTCGCGGCCGTGGTCGTGGTGCTCGTGCTGACCGCCGACCTGCGTGGGGCGATCGGCTTCTCGTCGTTCGGGGTGCTGCTCTACTACTTCGTCGCCAACGTGTCGGCGTACGCCCAAGGGAGTGGGGTCCGTCGGTTCCCGCGGTGGCTCCAGGTCCTCGGAGCCGCGGGCTGCCTCACCCTCGTCGCCACACTGCCCTGGGAGTCGGTCGTGACCGGGCTGGTCGTGCTCGCCGTCGGTGTCGCGCTGCGCGCGGGTCGCCTCGCTCTGCGGTGA
- the purD gene encoding phosphoribosylamine--glycine ligase gives MRVLVIGTGGREHALALALARDPGVSEVHAAPGNPGIGEVATLHDVDPMDGGAVAALARAIGAGLVVVGPEAPLVAGVADAVTAVGIPCFGPSAEAARLEGSKAFAKEVMNAAGVPTADARFCSTPDEVAAALDAFGPPYVVKDDGLAAGKGVIVTDDRQAALDHAAGCGSVVVEEFLDGPEVSLFGICGWSERDGTTVHPLLPAQDFKRISDGDQGPNTGGMGAYTPLPWVPDDLVDEITRTVLRPTVEEMARRGTPFRGLLYAGLALTSRGLRVVEFNARFGDPETQPILALLDSPLVPLLLGAATDDLAAVPPPTWKPGAAVTVVMASKGYPETSSKGDVIVGTETLARDPHVQVIQAGTALVDGHLVTAGGRVLAVTATGTDVADARAQAYEGVAMISFPGAQWRRDIAAGR, from the coding sequence ATGAGAGTCCTCGTGATCGGCACCGGTGGCCGGGAGCATGCCCTGGCGCTCGCCCTGGCCCGCGACCCCGGTGTCAGCGAGGTGCATGCCGCGCCGGGCAACCCCGGCATCGGCGAGGTCGCGACGCTGCACGACGTCGACCCGATGGACGGCGGTGCGGTGGCCGCGCTGGCCCGGGCGATCGGGGCCGGACTCGTCGTGGTCGGGCCCGAGGCGCCGCTGGTCGCCGGGGTGGCCGACGCCGTGACCGCGGTGGGCATCCCCTGCTTCGGACCGTCCGCGGAGGCGGCCCGGCTCGAGGGGTCCAAGGCGTTCGCCAAGGAGGTCATGAACGCGGCCGGAGTCCCGACCGCCGACGCCCGGTTCTGCTCGACCCCCGACGAGGTGGCGGCCGCTTTGGACGCCTTCGGCCCGCCGTACGTCGTGAAGGACGACGGCCTGGCCGCCGGCAAGGGCGTCATCGTCACCGACGACCGTCAGGCCGCGCTCGACCACGCCGCCGGATGCGGGAGCGTCGTGGTCGAAGAGTTCCTCGACGGCCCGGAGGTCAGCCTGTTCGGGATCTGCGGCTGGAGCGAGCGCGACGGTACGACGGTCCACCCGCTGCTGCCGGCGCAGGACTTCAAGCGGATCTCCGACGGCGACCAGGGACCCAACACCGGCGGGATGGGCGCCTACACCCCGCTGCCCTGGGTGCCCGACGACCTGGTCGACGAGATCACCCGCACCGTGCTCCGGCCCACGGTCGAGGAGATGGCGAGGCGAGGGACGCCGTTCCGCGGACTGCTGTACGCCGGGCTGGCGCTGACGTCGCGCGGCCTGCGGGTGGTGGAGTTCAACGCCCGCTTCGGCGACCCCGAGACCCAGCCGATCCTGGCGCTGCTCGACTCGCCTCTGGTGCCGTTGCTGCTCGGCGCGGCCACCGACGACCTCGCCGCCGTGCCCCCGCCCACCTGGAAGCCCGGCGCTGCGGTCACGGTGGTGATGGCCAGCAAGGGCTACCCCGAGACCTCCTCGAAGGGCGACGTCATCGTCGGCACCGAGACCCTGGCCCGCGACCCGCACGTCCAGGTCATCCAGGCCGGCACCGCCCTGGTCGACGGCCACCTGGTCACCGCCGGCGGCCGGGTCCTGGCCGTGACCGCGACCGGCACCGACGTCGCCGATGCCCGAGCCCAGGCCTACGAGGGCGTCGCGATGATCTCCTTCCCGGGCGCCCAGTGGCGCCGCGACATCGCAGCAGGCCGATGA
- a CDS encoding DUF402 domain-containing protein encodes MTEPSRDRAVTDSGGTMVRLTEPPRAVTPDLSLLEQLRTRARAEPVRAAGAPPYFATGDVVSWFYGDWVDVLRVVRDDERGLVAWLPRGSERIVAVAVDGQGLRDRPVEERPNVERVLRAVTWRGPGVLRIAPAERPWSVWYFTDETDGSFEGHYVNLELPHERPVDGSPRVLSRDLVLDVWVEDGETWLKDVDELEAGVTVGKFTATQGAVIRDVAELARAELIEPRAWPLDEGWETWRPPEGWDEPLTLPASVALRS; translated from the coding sequence ATGACCGAACCCTCTCGGGACCGGGCCGTCACCGACAGCGGCGGCACGATGGTGCGCTTGACCGAGCCACCTCGCGCCGTCACGCCCGACCTCTCCCTGCTCGAGCAGCTGCGGACCCGCGCGCGAGCCGAGCCGGTGCGCGCCGCGGGTGCCCCGCCGTACTTCGCGACCGGCGACGTCGTGAGCTGGTTCTACGGCGACTGGGTCGACGTGCTGCGGGTCGTCCGCGACGACGAGCGCGGCCTGGTCGCCTGGTTGCCGCGAGGGTCGGAGCGCATCGTCGCGGTGGCTGTCGACGGCCAGGGGCTGCGCGACCGGCCGGTGGAGGAGCGGCCCAACGTCGAGCGCGTGCTGCGGGCCGTGACGTGGCGGGGACCGGGCGTCCTGAGGATCGCGCCGGCGGAGCGGCCGTGGTCGGTGTGGTACTTCACCGACGAGACCGACGGCTCGTTCGAGGGGCACTACGTCAACCTCGAGCTGCCGCACGAGCGGCCGGTCGACGGCAGCCCGCGGGTGCTCAGTCGCGACCTGGTCCTCGACGTGTGGGTCGAGGACGGCGAGACCTGGCTCAAGGACGTCGACGAGCTCGAGGCCGGGGTCACCGTCGGGAAGTTCACCGCTACCCAGGGCGCCGTGATCCGTGACGTCGCAGAGCTCGCCCGGGCCGAGCTGATCGAGCCGCGGGCGTGGCCGCTCGACGAGGGCTGGGAGACCTGGCGTCCGCCGGAGGGGTGGGACGAGCCGCTGACGCTGCCCGCGTCGGTAGCCTTGCGCTCGTGA
- the purB gene encoding adenylosuccinate lyase, with product MSVPNVLATRYAAPDLAAIWSPEHKVVLERRLWVAVLKAQRDLGVDVPDGVVEAYEKVVAQGEQGVDLASIADRERVTRHDVKARIEEFAALAGHEHIHKGMTSRDLTENVEQLQVRQSLELVRDRTIAALARLARLASEHEATVMAGRSHNVAAQATTLGKRFATVADELMTGLERVEELLGRYPLRGIKGPMGTSQDMLDLLGGDEAKLADLEQRVADHLGFARVLDSVGQVYPRSLDFDVVSALVQLVAAPSNLATTIRLMAGLELVTEGFAEGQVGSSAMPHKMNTRSCERVNGLAVVLRGHLSMVSELAGDQWNEGDVSCSVVRRVALPDAFFATDGLFQTFLTVLDEFGAFPAVIHRELDRYLPFLTTTKVLMAAVRAGVGREAAHEAIKEHAVEVALEMRQGRSHNDLFDRLAADPRLGLDRADIAALVREPIEFTGAARSQTAAVVRRVEQVVARHPDAASYTPGSIL from the coding sequence GTGAGCGTGCCCAACGTCCTGGCGACGCGGTACGCCGCGCCCGATCTCGCGGCGATCTGGTCGCCGGAGCACAAGGTGGTGCTCGAGCGGCGCCTCTGGGTCGCGGTGCTGAAGGCCCAGCGCGACCTCGGGGTCGACGTACCCGACGGTGTCGTGGAGGCCTACGAGAAGGTCGTCGCCCAGGGTGAGCAGGGCGTCGACCTGGCCTCCATCGCCGACCGCGAGCGGGTGACCCGCCACGACGTGAAGGCGAGGATCGAGGAGTTCGCCGCGCTCGCCGGTCACGAGCACATCCACAAGGGGATGACCAGCCGCGACCTGACCGAGAACGTCGAGCAGCTCCAGGTGCGCCAGTCGCTGGAGCTCGTGCGCGACCGCACCATCGCCGCGCTGGCCCGCCTGGCCCGGCTCGCGAGCGAGCACGAGGCGACCGTGATGGCCGGGCGTTCGCACAACGTCGCCGCCCAGGCGACCACGCTCGGCAAGCGCTTCGCCACCGTGGCCGACGAGCTGATGACCGGTCTCGAGCGGGTGGAGGAGCTGCTCGGGCGCTACCCGCTGCGCGGGATCAAGGGCCCGATGGGCACCAGCCAGGACATGCTCGACCTGCTCGGCGGCGACGAGGCGAAGCTGGCCGACCTCGAGCAGCGCGTCGCCGACCACCTCGGCTTCGCACGGGTGCTCGACAGTGTCGGCCAGGTCTACCCGCGCTCCCTCGACTTCGACGTCGTCTCCGCGCTGGTGCAGCTGGTGGCCGCGCCGTCCAACCTGGCCACCACGATCCGGCTGATGGCCGGGCTCGAGCTGGTCACCGAGGGCTTCGCCGAGGGCCAGGTCGGCTCCAGCGCGATGCCCCACAAGATGAACACCCGCTCCTGCGAGCGCGTCAACGGCCTCGCGGTGGTCCTGCGCGGCCACCTGTCGATGGTCTCCGAGCTGGCCGGCGACCAGTGGAACGAGGGCGACGTCTCCTGCTCCGTCGTACGACGGGTGGCGCTGCCCGACGCGTTCTTCGCCACCGACGGGCTGTTCCAGACCTTCCTCACCGTGCTCGACGAGTTCGGCGCCTTCCCCGCGGTGATCCACCGCGAGCTCGACCGCTACCTGCCGTTCCTGACCACGACCAAGGTCCTGATGGCCGCGGTCCGCGCCGGCGTCGGTCGCGAGGCCGCGCACGAGGCGATCAAGGAGCACGCGGTGGAGGTGGCGCTGGAGATGCGCCAGGGGCGGTCCCACAACGACCTCTTCGACCGCCTCGCCGCCGACCCACGGCTCGGCCTCGACCGCGCCGACATCGCCGCGCTGGTCCGCGAGCCGATCGAGTTCACCGGCGCCGCTCGCTCCCAGACCGCCGCCGTCGTACGCCGCGTGGAGCAGGTCGTGGCCCGCCACCCCGACGCCGCGTCGTACACCCCCGGCTCGATCCTCTAG
- a CDS encoding DUF421 domain-containing protein: MWTDLMHLDISVLDKVIRTVVVYLALIVLLRVAGKRDLAQLNSFDLIVVLLLSNVVQNAVIGPDNSLLGGLIGATVLIAANAFLVRVVRPHAKIAAFMEGTTTVLARGGKWIPEALRHEGVRQTDMEAALRRQNAYKITDVDQVKLEPGGTIVVDLRSELESATKADIARLEAKLDRLLAG, from the coding sequence ATGTGGACCGACCTCATGCACCTCGACATCTCCGTGCTCGACAAGGTGATCCGGACCGTCGTGGTCTACCTCGCGCTGATCGTGCTGCTCCGGGTCGCCGGCAAGCGCGACCTGGCACAGCTGAACTCCTTCGACCTGATCGTGGTGCTCCTCCTTTCGAACGTCGTGCAGAACGCCGTGATCGGCCCCGACAACTCCCTGCTCGGCGGCCTGATCGGCGCCACCGTGCTGATCGCCGCCAACGCGTTCCTGGTGCGGGTCGTGCGCCCGCACGCGAAGATCGCGGCCTTCATGGAGGGCACCACCACCGTGCTCGCGCGCGGCGGGAAGTGGATCCCCGAGGCGCTGCGCCACGAAGGCGTGCGGCAGACCGACATGGAGGCGGCCCTGCGGCGGCAGAACGCCTACAAGATCACCGACGTCGACCAGGTCAAGCTCGAGCCGGGCGGCACGATCGTGGTCGACCTGCGCTCGGAGCTCGAGTCGGCGACGAAGGCCGACATCGCCCGGCTCGAGGCCAAGCTCGACCGGCTGCTCGCGGGCTAG
- a CDS encoding acylphosphatase, which produces MDKAVSVKVTGRVQGVGFRWYAVQEAERLGVRGWVRNEPDESVAGHFEGPADAVDALVTWCGSGPSSASVRHVAVRESRPTGTAEFTVRY; this is translated from the coding sequence ATGGACAAGGCGGTGTCGGTGAAGGTGACCGGACGCGTCCAGGGCGTCGGCTTCCGCTGGTACGCCGTGCAGGAGGCCGAGCGGCTCGGCGTCCGCGGCTGGGTCCGCAACGAGCCCGACGAGTCGGTGGCCGGCCACTTCGAGGGACCGGCCGACGCCGTCGACGCCCTGGTCACCTGGTGCGGCTCCGGGCCGTCGTCCGCCTCGGTCCGCCACGTGGCGGTCCGCGAGTCCCGTCCCACCGGCACGGCGGAGTTCACGGTCAGGTACTGA
- a CDS encoding phosphoribosylaminoimidazolesuccinocarboxamide synthase produces MQSPVAPPIEGATHLHSGKVRDLYELPDGRLLMVASDRMSAFDFILETTIPDKGEILTRMSLWWFDQLSGLVPHHVLSTDVPAEVRGRAVICERLEMYPVECVGRGYLTGTGLLDYRATGQVCGISLPEGLLDGSRLPEPIFTPATKADFGDHDENVSYDAVAGTVGDGVAEQLRSLTLAVYARAEQIARERGILLADTKLEFGARPDGTMVLADEVLTPDSSRFWPADDWHPGRAQPSYDKQIVRNWLLSPESGWDRASGAAPPPLPDEIVTLTRSRYLEAYQTLTGETW; encoded by the coding sequence ATGCAGTCGCCCGTCGCCCCACCGATCGAGGGTGCGACGCACCTGCACTCCGGCAAGGTCCGTGACCTCTACGAGCTGCCCGACGGCCGGCTGCTGATGGTCGCCAGCGACCGGATGTCCGCCTTCGACTTCATCCTCGAGACGACGATCCCCGACAAGGGCGAGATCCTCACCCGGATGTCGCTGTGGTGGTTCGACCAGCTCTCCGGGCTGGTGCCGCACCACGTGCTGTCCACCGACGTCCCGGCCGAGGTCCGCGGCCGCGCGGTGATCTGCGAGCGGCTCGAGATGTACCCCGTCGAGTGCGTCGGCCGTGGCTACCTGACCGGCACCGGCCTGCTCGACTACCGGGCGACCGGTCAGGTCTGCGGCATCAGCCTGCCCGAGGGGCTCCTGGACGGCAGCAGGCTCCCGGAGCCGATCTTCACCCCGGCGACCAAGGCCGACTTCGGCGACCACGACGAGAACGTCTCGTACGACGCCGTCGCGGGCACCGTGGGCGACGGCGTGGCCGAGCAGCTGCGCAGCCTGACCCTGGCGGTCTACGCCCGGGCCGAGCAGATCGCCCGCGAACGAGGGATCCTCCTGGCCGACACCAAGCTGGAGTTCGGGGCGCGCCCCGACGGCACCATGGTGCTCGCCGACGAGGTGCTGACGCCCGACTCCTCGCGCTTCTGGCCGGCCGACGACTGGCACCCCGGCCGGGCCCAGCCGTCGTACGACAAGCAGATCGTGCGCAACTGGCTGCTCTCGCCCGAGTCCGGCTGGGACCGGGCATCCGGCGCGGCGCCCCCGCCCCTGCCCGACGAGATCGTCACGCTGACGCGGTCGCGCTACCTCGAGGCCTACCAGACCCTGACCGGCGAGACCTGGTGA
- a CDS encoding SRPBCC family protein, translated as MSTFTVTIDLPHPPPVLFRFLAEPRNRPRWQSSLRTVADIDEGEPHPGQHWRDVTKVGIRPQMQLTELVPYRLISETGHWHGVDGLLSLKFLKIQQGTRVTAEGRLIGRGAFALAAAVSGRWAPETIRKDLLRASEVLSQEPGDGVARG; from the coding sequence ATGAGCACTTTCACGGTCACCATCGACCTGCCCCATCCGCCGCCGGTGCTGTTCCGGTTCCTGGCCGAGCCGCGCAACCGGCCACGCTGGCAGAGCTCCCTGCGCACCGTCGCCGACATCGACGAGGGCGAGCCGCATCCGGGTCAGCACTGGCGCGACGTGACCAAGGTCGGCATCCGGCCGCAGATGCAGCTCACCGAGCTGGTGCCCTACCGGTTGATCTCCGAGACCGGCCACTGGCACGGCGTGGACGGCCTGCTCAGCCTCAAGTTCCTCAAGATCCAGCAGGGCACGCGGGTCACCGCCGAGGGTCGCCTGATCGGGCGCGGTGCCTTCGCGCTCGCGGCCGCGGTCAGTGGCCGCTGGGCTCCGGAGACGATCCGCAAGGACCTGCTCCGCGCCTCGGAGGTGCTGTCGCAGGAGCCCGGCGACGGCGTGGCGCGAGGCTAG
- a CDS encoding general stress protein, with product MASNTPFGAPGQPGQGSALLQLQFPQSLAVYDDYAAAQKAVDFLSDNHFPVENCMIVGTDLKSVERITGRLTTGKVAAGGALSGVWLGLFVGLIITIFSKSGTTAIATVLSTVLFGLVFGLVWALIGYAATRGQRDFSSVRAVIATRYEVLVEHKLLAQAQELLAQLPGGRPNPFA from the coding sequence ATGGCATCCAACACTCCGTTCGGCGCACCGGGCCAGCCGGGTCAGGGCTCGGCCCTCCTGCAGCTCCAGTTCCCCCAGTCCCTGGCCGTGTACGACGACTACGCCGCCGCCCAGAAGGCCGTCGACTTCCTCTCCGACAACCACTTCCCGGTCGAGAACTGCATGATCGTCGGCACCGACCTGAAGTCCGTGGAGCGGATCACCGGCCGCCTCACGACGGGCAAGGTCGCGGCCGGCGGCGCGCTGTCGGGGGTCTGGCTCGGCCTCTTCGTCGGGCTGATCATCACGATCTTCTCCAAGAGCGGCACCACCGCGATCGCGACCGTGCTGTCGACGGTGCTCTTCGGTCTGGTCTTCGGCCTGGTCTGGGCCCTGATCGGGTACGCCGCCACCCGCGGCCAGCGCGACTTCTCCTCGGTGCGCGCGGTGATCGCGACCCGCTACGAGGTCCTGGTCGAGCACAAGCTGCTCGCCCAGGCCCAGGAGCTGCTCGCGCAGCTGCCCGGCGGACGACCCAACCCGTTCGCCTGA
- the purS gene encoding phosphoribosylformylglycinamidine synthase subunit PurS, producing MARYVVDVMPKPEILDPQGKAVLGALPRLGFGGVTDVRQGKRFEVEVEGDASAAGLDEVRRMAETLLANPVIEDFTVQPVEPEATTEQPEPTS from the coding sequence GTGGCCCGATACGTCGTCGACGTGATGCCCAAGCCCGAGATCCTCGACCCGCAGGGCAAGGCCGTGCTCGGCGCCCTGCCCCGGCTCGGCTTCGGGGGGGTCACCGACGTCCGGCAGGGCAAGCGGTTCGAGGTCGAGGTCGAGGGCGACGCCTCAGCCGCGGGGCTCGACGAGGTACGACGGATGGCCGAGACCCTGCTGGCCAACCCCGTGATCGAGGACTTCACGGTCCAACCCGTCGAGCCGGAGGCGACCACCGAGCAGCCGGAGCCGACCTCGTGA
- the purQ gene encoding phosphoribosylformylglycinamidine synthase subunit PurQ translates to MKIGVVTFPGSLDDVDAARAVRLAGGEAVALWHGDADLHGVDAVVLPGGFSYGDYLRCGAISRFAPVMSEVVTWAGRGLPVLGICNGFQILCESHLLPGALIRNDHRTFVCRDQRLRIENNRTPWTSSYAENAEVTIVLKNGEGGFVADEPTLAMLEGEGRVVARYLGDNPNGSLHDIAGITNALGNVVGLMPHPEHAVEALTGAGTDGLGFFTGLAALTAR, encoded by the coding sequence GTGAAGATCGGTGTCGTCACCTTCCCCGGCTCGCTGGACGACGTCGACGCCGCGCGCGCCGTACGCCTGGCAGGAGGTGAGGCGGTCGCGCTGTGGCACGGCGACGCGGACCTGCACGGGGTCGACGCCGTGGTGCTGCCGGGTGGCTTCTCCTACGGCGACTACCTCCGGTGCGGTGCGATCTCGCGCTTCGCCCCGGTGATGTCCGAGGTCGTGACCTGGGCCGGTCGGGGCCTGCCGGTGCTGGGCATCTGCAACGGCTTCCAGATCCTCTGCGAGTCCCACCTGCTGCCCGGCGCCCTGATCCGTAACGACCACCGGACCTTCGTCTGCCGCGACCAGCGACTGCGGATCGAGAACAACCGGACGCCGTGGACGTCGTCGTACGCCGAGAACGCCGAGGTCACGATCGTGCTCAAGAACGGCGAGGGCGGCTTCGTGGCCGACGAGCCGACCCTCGCGATGCTGGAGGGCGAGGGCCGGGTGGTGGCTCGCTACCTCGGCGACAACCCCAACGGCTCGCTGCACGACATCGCCGGCATCACCAACGCGCTGGGCAACGTCGTCGGTCTGATGCCCCACCCGGAGCACGCGGTCGAGGCGCTCACCGGCGCCGGCACCGACGGGCTCGGCTTCTTCACCGGGCTCGCCGCGCTCACCGCCCGCTGA
- a CDS encoding glycoside hydrolase domain-containing protein encodes MFLRPLLGAAALAVLASTASLVPTAVVPSAQSVPANVVTPGNFRGYGFDQCLAPSQKSMNTWLRQSPYLAVGIYISGSSRACRNQPNLTPTWITTQLANGWRLLPITLGPQASCNPRFPRYGHDRTIDPTPGATQHYGKARKQGVAEADKTVAAATALGIAPGSTMWYDLEGFDATNTRCRDSAMAFLSAWTRELHTRHFVSGVYSSAGSGIWMLDEARIDDPTAYHLPDQIWIARWDGKADTSTSYIRNDGWRPGGRMKQYVGGHNETWGGVTINVDKDYLSLGTPTARPESHCNGVPVDLPDYPRTGATSDPALVTALQCLLTEQKAYAGKLNGHWTPATLAAVNAWQTAHGLPVRPSWNRHSWMSLLATGTQPVAKFGSTGPAVRDLQRTLNAASRGLGLPVNGIFDVRTDAALRTWQSAVGRPSLGVANPATWAALASGLRATR; translated from the coding sequence ATGTTCCTGCGTCCCCTGCTCGGCGCAGCGGCGCTGGCCGTCTTGGCGAGTACGGCGTCACTCGTGCCGACGGCGGTCGTCCCGTCCGCGCAGTCGGTGCCCGCGAACGTCGTGACCCCGGGCAACTTCCGGGGATACGGGTTCGACCAGTGCCTGGCGCCCTCGCAGAAGAGCATGAACACCTGGCTGCGGCAGTCGCCCTACCTCGCGGTCGGCATCTACATCTCCGGCAGTTCGCGGGCCTGCCGCAACCAGCCCAACCTCACCCCCACCTGGATCACCACCCAGCTGGCCAACGGCTGGCGGCTGCTGCCGATCACCCTCGGCCCGCAGGCGTCGTGCAACCCCCGCTTCCCTCGCTACGGCCACGACCGCACCATCGACCCGACCCCGGGCGCCACCCAGCACTACGGCAAGGCCCGCAAGCAAGGAGTCGCCGAGGCCGACAAGACCGTCGCGGCGGCCACGGCGCTCGGCATCGCCCCGGGCAGCACGATGTGGTACGACCTCGAGGGCTTCGACGCCACCAACACGCGCTGCCGCGACTCCGCGATGGCGTTCCTCAGCGCCTGGACCCGCGAGCTGCACACCCGGCACTTCGTCTCGGGCGTCTACTCCTCCGCGGGCTCGGGCATCTGGATGCTCGACGAGGCCCGGATCGACGACCCCACGGCGTACCACCTGCCCGACCAGATCTGGATCGCCCGCTGGGACGGCAAGGCCGACACCTCGACGAGCTACATCCGCAACGACGGCTGGCGCCCGGGCGGCCGGATGAAGCAGTACGTCGGTGGGCACAACGAGACGTGGGGCGGGGTCACCATCAACGTGGACAAGGACTACCTCAGCCTCGGCACTCCCACCGCGCGGCCCGAGTCGCACTGCAACGGCGTCCCGGTCGACCTGCCCGACTACCCACGCACCGGCGCCACCTCCGACCCGGCCCTGGTCACGGCGCTGCAGTGCCTGCTCACCGAGCAGAAGGCGTACGCCGGCAAGCTGAACGGCCACTGGACCCCGGCCACGCTCGCCGCCGTCAACGCCTGGCAGACCGCCCACGGGCTGCCGGTGCGGCCGTCGTGGAACCGGCACAGCTGGATGTCGCTGCTCGCCACCGGGACCCAGCCCGTGGCGAAGTTCGGCTCCACCGGCCCCGCGGTCCGAGACCTGCAGCGCACCCTGAACGCGGCCTCCCGTGGCCTCGGGCTGCCGGTCAACGGGATCTTCGACGTCCGCACCGACGCGGCGCTGCGAACCTGGCAGTCGGCGGTCGGCCGGCCCTCCCTCGGCGTCGCGAACCCGGCGACCTGGGCCGCGCTGGCCTCCGGGCTCCGCGCGACGCGCTGA